One Verrucomicrobiia bacterium genomic window, CACCAAGGTGGGCATCATGCCGTGGGGGGTGGGCCGGCTGGCGGAGGGGTTGCGGTTTGCGCGGGTGCTGGAGCTGGAATGGTGGGAGAGCTTCTGCAAAAACGATTTGAAGATTACCTTTGTGCCCGCGCGGCACTGGGGGGCGCGGATGCTGGGCGATGATCACCGCGGCTATGGCGGCTTTGTCATTGAACATCAGGGACGCTCTCTTTACCACGCCGGCGACAGCGCCTATTTCGAGGGCTTTACGGAGATTGGAAAACGCTGCCATCCGGAGATTGCGCTGCTGCCCATAGGGGCCTATTACCCGGAATCGTTCCGGCATGTGCACATGGGGCCGGATGACGCACTGCGGGTGTTCAAGGATTTGCGGGCCAAACTGATGATTCCCATGCACTACGGCACCTTCAAACTTTCTTTCGAGAGCATGGACGAGCCGCCCCGCTGGCTTAAGGAGCTGGCCCGCGACAACGGCTTGAGCCGGCACATCAAATTTCTGGAGGAAGGCGTGCCGGAGGTGTTCTAACCCCGCGGGCCAGCGGTGGCCAGAACGCGGAAACGGCCGCCGTGGAGGCCGCGATCGGGGAGGGGTGTGGCGGGAGCCGCTGGTTGACAGGGGGGCTTGCGCCCTTTAGCGTGAGGTCATGAATGTATTGCAAGAGTCCTTGTTGGAGCTGATTCGCCGCACCTCCGCGGAAGTGCCGGAGGATGTGCACCGGGCGATCATGGCGGCGCTGGAGCGGGAAAAACAGGGCACCATTGCCGCCTCGGCCATGCGCATCATTGAGCAGAACATCGAGCTGGCCAAACGCAAGTCGCAGCCGCTGTGCCAGGATACCGGCAGCGTGTTGTTTTATGTGGATTGCCCGGTGGGCTATGACCAGTTGGCGTTTGCCGAGGCGGCGCGGGCGGCGGTCAAGGAGGCCACGAAAAAAGGGTACTTGCGGCAGAACTCCGTGGACGCCATCACCGGCAAGAACGACGGCACCAATTTGGGGCCGGGCGCGCCGACGCTGCACTTTCATCAGCATCGGCAGCCGGAGGTGGTGGTGCGTCTGATGCTCAAGGGCGGTGGCTGCGAGAATGTGGGCGCGCAATACTCGCTGCCCGATGAAAGCATCCAGGCCAACCGGGACCTGGAAGGCTGCAAGCGGGCCGTGCTGGATGCCGTGCTCCAGGCCCAGGGCAAGGGCTGCGGGCCGGGGGTGCTGGGGGTGTGCATTGGCGGGGACCGGGCGACAGGCTATGAGCATTCCAAGCTGCAGTTGCTGCGGAAGCTGGATGATCGCAACCCGGATCCGGTGCTGGACCAGTTTGAGCAGGAGATCCTGGGCATTGCCAACGAGCTGGGGATCGGGCCGATGGGCTTTGGGGGTAAAACGACACTTTTGGGGGTCAAGGCCTGCGCCATCAACCGCGTGCCGGCCTCGTATTTTGTGAGTGTCAGTTACATGTGCTGGGCCTTCCGCCGGCAGGGCGTGAAGCTGGCGGCGGATGGACGGATTGAGCAGTGGCTGTATTGAGCAAATAGAAAGGCAGGCAGGTTTATGATTTCCTTGACGACTCCCCTGGACGAAAAAGCGGTGCGCGCCCTGAAGGTGGGCGACGAGGTGGCTCTCAATGGCGTGTTGTTCACCGGGCGCGACGCCGTGCACAAGTATTTGCACGAGGGCGGGGCGCTGCCGCCGGGGCTGAGCCTGCGCGGCGGCATTATTTATCATTGCGGGCCGGTGGTGATCAAAGACGAGGCAGGCCGCTGGAAGGTGGTGGCTGCGGGGCCGACGACCAGCGCGCGCGAGGAGCCGTACCAATGGCAGATCATGCGGGATCACGGCATCCGCGGTGTCATTGGCAAGGGCGGCATGGGGCCGCGCACGCAGGCCGCCTGCAAAGAATATGGCTGCGTGTATCTGCATGCGGTGGGCGGCGCCGCGCAGGTGCTGGCCGAGCGCATCGTGGGCGTGCGCAACGTGTTTTTCATGGAAAAATTCGGCTCGCCGGAGGCGATTTGGGAGATTGAAGTGCAGGATTTTCCGTGCGTGGTGACCATGGACGCGCACGGGCAATCGCTGCACGAGGCCGTGTTTGCCGAGAGCAAGGCGCGCCTGGCGACGCTGCTGGCGGGCGGCGCCAAATGAGGGCCGGGAAAACCGGTGCAGCCGGCGGACATGCCGGCCAAAATGGCGCCGCTGCGGGATGGGTTCTCCGGCAGAAGCCATTGAGGGGCAGGAGGTTGGCCGGGGGTGGGGCGGGCGGGAACGCTTTAACAAGCTGTGAAACGTGAAATAAAAAAATGTTCAAAAAAAATAAAAAAGCTGTTGACACTGCCTCGGAAGTTTGCGAATTTTATCGCGCACACAGTAAACAACAACATCGTAGCAACATGAGAACAAAAGCACTGTTACTCGCGGCCGCCGTTGCGGCGGGGGGCCTTGCCACCGCAGCCGCCCAGACGGTTTATTCCATTAACACAGTGGGTTACGTGAACATGGTGATCCCGGCGGGATTCTCCATGATTGCCAACCCACTGAACACCACCAACAACACGATCTCAGCCTTGATGCCGTCAGCTCCCGACGGTACGACTGTTTACAAATACACAGGAACTGGCTTTGCAATTTCGGTGATTGACGACACTGGCGAGTGGAGCAATCCGAATCTGACGCTCAATCCGGGGGAAGGGTGCTTCATACGTTCACCAAGACAGTTCACGAATACTTTTGTGGGTGAGGTGATGCAGGGTCGGCTGACCAACAGCTATCCGGCTGGATTCTCGATTCGCGCCTCGCAGGTGCCGCAACAGGGCACGGCTTCTGAGTTGGGTTTTGTTCCTCCCGAGGGCACGGCTATTTACAAGCTCCGCGCTGGTGGCAGTGGATATGACATCTTCATTACCGACGACGTCGGTTGGGTGGTGGAACCCACATTCAGGGTTGGTGAATCCTTCTGGCTGCGGAGTTCTACTCCCGGAGCTTGGGTTCGTCAGTTCAGTGTCAATCCCTAAGCACCTTTAATCGAAGTTTAGAAGTCACAAAACCTTAGAACAAAACAATACTATGAAAAAACTGCTAGCAACGGCAATGGTGGCCATAACGGCCGTGGGTGCATGGGCACAGGGGACTGTAAACTTCGCCAATTATTTTACAGTTTCGACCCCTCAAATCCTAGCAATTACTTACGATGTTGACGGGGTAACGCGGCTGAATAACGCCTATGCAGCCGATTTGTTTTATGGTGCTCCCGGGTCCGATCCGAGCACGTGGCAGTCAGCCGGGGTGGTATCTGTCTATCGGACAGGCACTGCAGCGGGTCGCTTGACACCCATGGAAGTATCGCTTCCGGGCGTTCCGGGTGGCTCTTTGATTGAAGTGCAACTGCGTGCTTGGCGTTTGTCGGACGGTGCTTCCTGGCAGGCGGCTTGGGCTAGCGCCAGTGTGAGCAAACCGAGCGTTCTCAGCCCCATTAACGCGCCCTCAGTGGTCGTTCGCACCGGCAATCCCAACGCCGTTCCGCCGGGCGTGCCTGCCGACCTGATTGACGTCAATACGGGCTTGGCTCTTGCTAGTCACAGCCTCGTGCAGGTCGTTCCTGAGCCTTCGACCATCCTGTTGGGCTTGGCCGGGCTGGGTGGCTTGCTGTATCTGCGCCGGCGCAAGGCCTAAGAGTTACAGGACTTAAAGTTCTCACCAAGAGCCGCTCGCAATGAGCGGCTCTTTTTTTATTGCACGGTCTTTTCAGGGGATCGCTGATCTGCAGAACGGAGACGTTTTTCTATTTGGGCCTGGCTCTGCGCTGGCACCCGTGGATTCCTGCATTGCTTTGCGTTCCAAAAACCCCTAACACATGGGGCATGGAAACCGGTGGCGATGTGCGTTTGGACAAATGGCTGTGGGCCGTCCGCGTCTATAAAACGCGCACGCTGGCGGCCGAGGCCTGCCGGGCCGGCCATGTAAAATCGGAGGGCATCGTGCTTAAGCCGGCCCATTCTGTTCGGCCGGGGATGGTGTTGTCAGTGCAGCAGGGGGAGATCACGCGCACTTTGCGCGTGTTGGCATTGCTGGGGCGCCGTGTCGGAGCTGCCGTCGCGCGCCAGTATGTGGAGGATTTGACGCCGCCCGAAGAATACCAAAAACGACGCCAGCCGGAGCAACAGCCGATCTTGATTTGGCCCAAGGGCATGGGCCGGCCCACCAAGAAGCAGCGGCGGCAACTGCGCGGGCTGTTGCCGGATGTTTAAGGTGCGCAGGTTGCGGGACACCGCCCGCCGGGCAACCCGAGCCTGCCGAGGCCCGCAGCAGGTTCAGCGTTTTAGTATTGCACGGCCCGGGAGCCGCCCTATCGTAACCGTATGCAATTCCTTCGAGTCGCAGGGGCTGCCTTGCTCGCATGCGTCGGCGTCGTACCCTTACATCCGCTTATGGCACAAACCAACCTTTCTGCCGGCCAGCGGTGGCTGGCCTCGGCGCCACCGGTGCCTGCCTTTCGGGCACCGGCCACGCTTAAAACTTGGGAAAAACAAAGGCGAGAAATCCGCGCCACCGCCTGGACGGTTTTAGGGGATTTGCCGCCCCGGCCCAAGGTGCCTGCAGTCCAAACCCTGACCAGCGAAGATCGTGGCTATTACACCTTGGAGCGATTTGCCTTCGACAACGGCGCGGGCGATACCGTACCCGGCTATCTGCTGCTGCCCAAAGGCGGGCCGGCGCGCAAACCGGCCATCCTGTATTGTCATTGGCACGGCGGGCATTACGACGTGGGCAAGGAGGAGCTGTTTCGTACCAATGCCCTGCCGGAGCCGCCCGGGCCGGCTCTGGTGCGCGAGGGCTTCGTGGTGCTGGCCATTGACGCTTATTGCTTTGGCGAACGCAACGGGCGAGGTCCCGGCGGCCCCGCTGAGCGCGGCGGTGCAGGGGAGTTGTCCGCCAGCAAATTCAATTTGTGGTACGGCCGCTCGCTGTGGGGGATGATGGTGCGCGACGACTTGATGGCGCTGGACTATTTGTGCTCCCGGCCCGAAGTGGATGCGGCGCGGGTGGGCGTGACCGGCATCAGCATGGGGGCCACGCGCACCTGGTGGATCATGGCCCTGGATGATCGCCCCAAAACCGGCGTGGCGGTGGCCTGTCTGACCCGCTATCAGGATCTCATTGCTGCCGAAGGCCTCAAATACCACGGCATCTATTACTACGTGCCCGGCCTGTTAAGACACTTCGACACCGAGGCCATCGTGGCCCTGGCCGCACCCCGGCCCATGTTGTTCATGACCGGGGACAAGGATGCCGGGTCGCCGGTAACGGGTATCCGGGCGATTGAGGCCGCCGTGCGCCCCATTTACCGTCTTTACCGGGCTGAGGCTGATTTTGAAAACCAGATCCTTGCCGGCTTGGGCCACGTGTACACCCCGGCCATGTGGGAAAAAACCCGCCGATGGTTCAGGGAGAGGCTCTGAGGGAAGAACAATCTCCTACTCCGCCTGGTCAAAGCACAGCCTTTTGTTCCGGGCATGGGCCGGGCAGCCAACCAGCGCAAAAGAAGCACCCCTTGCACGCGCTCATCTTGGGTCTCGGGGAGCGCACGCGGGATGCGGGCGGTTCCCAAGAACGAAGAGAAAATGCAGCGGGGGAAATGCAAAGTGCAAAGTGAAAAATGCAAAACGGGAGAGTCGCAGGCGGATGTGTAAAAATGGTGAGTATCCGTCTTAGTGGTTAATACCTTCCGGAGGGAGTTGGCTTGGGCGGGGCTGGGGTTGGCGCGCTTGACGAATTGCCTTGCGGTGGGGCGCCGGGTTTGGGGAAAGTTCGGGCGCAAAGGGAAGATGGGCGAGAGCATAAGAATCCTGGTGGCGAGCGATTTTCACTACGCCGGCCCCACCGAGCGCCGCCGGCGCGGTTACGAAAGCCGGGGGCTGGAGCCGTGGTGGATGCGGTGGTATGTGCGGGCGTATTACCGTTGGGTGTGGATGGCCGATTTGACGGCGCATTATGTGCAGTTGGAGCAGTTTTTGCATCTGGCGCCGCCGGCGGACTGGCTGATCGTCAACGGCGATTATTCGTGTGATTCGGCATTTTTGGGGGTGATGGAGGAGGGGGCTTTCGAGAGTGCCTCGCAATGCCTGGGGCGTTTGCGCGCCCACGCCGGGGAGCGGTTTGCGGCGACGATTGGGGATCACGAGCTGGGCAAGCGGCGGCTGGGCGGGGATTTGGGCGGGTTGCGGGCGGAGAGTTTCCGGCGGGCGGTGGGGGGGCTGAAATTGCAGCCGTATTGGGAGGTGCGCCTGGGGCGTTATGTGTTGATGGGGATTACGTCCACGCTGCTGGCGCTGCCGGTGTACGGGCGCGAGGGTTTGGCGGAGGAGATGCCGCAATGGGAGGCGTGGCGGGCGGAGCATGGGGAGGCCATTCGGGCGGGATTCCGGGGTTTGCATGCCGGGGAGCGGGTGGTGTTGTTCTGCCACGATCCGACAGCGCTGCCGTATTTGTTGGAGGAGCCGGCGGTGGCGGCACGGTTAAATCAAATTGAGCAGACCGTCATCGGCCATCTCCACACGCCGGTGGTGTTCAAGGCCAGCGGCTGGCTGGCGGGGATGCCGGAGCTGCGGCGTCTTGGGAATGTGCCGCGCCGCTTGAGCGCGGCGCTGCGGCGGGCGCGAGACTGGCGGCCGTTCAAGGTGGTGTTGTGTCCTTCGATTGCCGGGACGCAGTTGTTCAAGGATGGTGGATTTCTGACCATCACGTTGCATGCGCGGGGCGAGGCGCCATTGCACATTCAGCGGCATCGGCTCCCGTGGCTTACGGCGTGAGGGGGACGGAGAGCAGCGGGCGGGTGGTCAAGTTGGTGGGGGGAGCGACGGCGCCGGGTTCGATGATTTGTTGCTCGATGGCGGGGGGGAGGTTGGGGCGTGGGCGCAGGGTGTAGCGGACCCGGCGGGTTTCCAAGGGCAGGCCGGCTGCATCTTTTTTCAGGATCAATTCACCATTGGCGGTGAATTCCTCACTGACACCTCCGCGCCAGCGGGTCCAGCCTGTCAATTTGCCTTGGGGGTCATAGTGGTATTCGTCCCGCCAGGAGCGGACGGGCACGATCATGGGGTCGGCGTAGTTGCCCGGCTCAAACTCGCCGGAGTAGGTGACGGAGCGGATGCGGCCTTCGGCGTCATAGATGCGCTCCTGGTTATCCGGGCAGTACCAGGTGATGAAGGCGGGGGCGGAGAAGTGCACGCCGTTGTCGGCAAAAACGCCGATGTCCACGCGGTTGGCGGCCATGCCGGGGGGGCCGGGGATGGGGAAGCGCGGGTGCCATTCGACCTGGATTTCGGCCCGGCTGCCGGTGTCGTCCAGGGGACGGATACGGACTTTGCGGGGGTCGCCCTGCAGGAGCACCCAATGAAAGCGCAGGGGGCGCTGGCTGACATCGCGGCTGCCGGAGGCATTGACGCGGAGGGCGCGGCGCAACTGGGTGGAGCGCATCACGCGGGCGATGGCGGCGGCGGTGGTGAAAAGCTCCTCACTGTCCACGGGTTCAAAGAAATCGCGGCCTGGAAGGGGTCGGTCCTCACTTTCCACACGCAGGATGATGACGGGTGGCAGGGTGTCGGGGCGCAGCTCATGGGCCAGCGAGACCATGCGTTTGGGGTCGAGGTGCCGGGCATCGAAGACGGGCGGATGGGCCTTGCCGCTGAGGTAATCTTCGCGGTGGCTCACCGTGGTGAGGCTGCGCCGCAAAATGTATTGGATGGTGGGGGCAATGAGGGCGCGGGAGGTGAGGGCTTGTTTGACCTCGGGACGGAAGGCGGCCAGGGTGGCGGCCACGGCCTGGAGGAAGGGTTGGTCTGAGCCGCTGGAGCCCAGGGAGGTGATGACATAAGGGGTGTTGGCCGGGAAGACGTCGCCATAGCCGCCCTGGCGGCCGTCGGGGAGCTTGCCGTTGTGTCCCGGCTGATAATCCTGGTGGCTGGGGTAAAAGTAGATTTGGTTGCCGAAGTATTGCATGGGCAGCAGGCTCAGGGGGCCGGGGGAGGTGTAGGCGGCGCGGGTCATGCTGCGCCAGAAGGGGCCGATGACCGAGGCCACGGAGGCGTTGCCGATGACCACGCCACCCTGCAGGACGAGCTGGGCGGTGATGCCCCAGTGCAGCTCCAGCGCTTTGGCCTCGGGCGCGTATTCCACATACGTCAACTGGGGAAACAAATCGCGGGGCAGGTTGGAATGGTCGCCGTCGCGGTTGTCGTACAAATCCCCGGCGTGGCCGGCGGCGGTGCCGTCGGCCCACCATTGGCGGAGGAGGTCGCCCGCCTCGTGTTTCCACTGAGTAACGGGGAGGTTGGTAACGGCGGCAGGATCGAGCTTGAAATCGGCGCGGAAAAGGCCGGATTGGGCGGCGATGGTGTTGGCATCGCTCACCCAGGCCACGCCGTTGGACGGTGCGGCGGGGGCGGGGCGGTACCAGGCCAGGAGGGGGCGGGTGCGGCGGGCGCGATCCAATACGGTTTGGAAGCGGGGGGCGCGGCGGATGTTTTCCCAGTCCGGGTCGCGCTCGATGTGGGCCGCATCGTTGAAGCCGCGCTCGACGGCGGCTTCGAGCAGGGCAAAGGCTTCATTGGTCTGGCCCGCCCGGGCGCGCAGGCAGCCCAGATTGTAAAAACCGTGGGAATAGAAGGGCAAATCGTTGGTGAGCTGGCGGCAGAGTTTTTCGGCGCGCTCGAAATCCTCCTTTTGCAGGGCCTGGGCGAGCTGGCGCTCCACGGGTGCGGCCTTTTGGCGCAAGACACCCATGAGACTTAGGACGCCCGGGGGCAGGCCGGGCGGCAGGCCGGCTTCGCCGGGGGCGGTCCAAGCGGCGGCGGTCGCCATGAGGAAAATCAGGGCGAAGAGCGCAGGCCGCGGGACGGTATGCAAGGCATGACGCGACATTACCGAAAGCTTACCGAAGAAATGGGGTGCCGCCAACTTTCTTCGCTGTAGAAGGCTGCGCGCGGGGCGATGGGGTGGGTGTATTCTACGGTCGCTGCTGGATGCTGGAGGGGGCCGTGCGGGTGGGTTGCCGGCGGGGCGGTTTCTCCATTTGGCAAGGGGGTGATTCCGCGTCATGTTAAGTCCATGGCCAAGACGTATTCGACGATGTTGGAGCTGGGGACGCCGGCGCCGGATTTTCGGTTGCCGGATCCGGTGGGGCGGGTTTATACGCTGAGCGATTTTGCCGGGGCGCCAGTGCTGCTGGTCATGTTTTTATGTAATCATTGCCCCTATGTAAAACATATCCGGCGGGAGCTGGCGGCGCTGGTGCGGGAGTTTCAGCCGCGCGGGGTGGCGGCGGTGGGCATCAATGCCAACGATGTCCAGGCCTATCCCGAGG contains:
- a CDS encoding metallophosphoesterase encodes the protein MGESIRILVASDFHYAGPTERRRRGYESRGLEPWWMRWYVRAYYRWVWMADLTAHYVQLEQFLHLAPPADWLIVNGDYSCDSAFLGVMEEGAFESASQCLGRLRAHAGERFAATIGDHELGKRRLGGDLGGLRAESFRRAVGGLKLQPYWEVRLGRYVLMGITSTLLALPVYGREGLAEEMPQWEAWRAEHGEAIRAGFRGLHAGERVVLFCHDPTALPYLLEEPAVAARLNQIEQTVIGHLHTPVVFKASGWLAGMPELRRLGNVPRRLSAALRRARDWRPFKVVLCPSIAGTQLFKDGGFLTITLHARGEAPLHIQRHRLPWLTA
- a CDS encoding RNA-binding S4 domain-containing protein; translation: METGGDVRLDKWLWAVRVYKTRTLAAEACRAGHVKSEGIVLKPAHSVRPGMVLSVQQGEITRTLRVLALLGRRVGAAVARQYVEDLTPPEEYQKRRQPEQQPILIWPKGMGRPTKKQRRQLRGLLPDV
- a CDS encoding dienelactone hydrolase, encoding MAQTNLSAGQRWLASAPPVPAFRAPATLKTWEKQRREIRATAWTVLGDLPPRPKVPAVQTLTSEDRGYYTLERFAFDNGAGDTVPGYLLLPKGGPARKPAILYCHWHGGHYDVGKEELFRTNALPEPPGPALVREGFVVLAIDAYCFGERNGRGPGGPAERGGAGELSASKFNLWYGRSLWGMMVRDDLMALDYLCSRPEVDAARVGVTGISMGATRTWWIMALDDRPKTGVAVACLTRYQDLIAAEGLKYHGIYYYVPGLLRHFDTEAIVALAAPRPMLFMTGDKDAGSPVTGIRAIEAAVRPIYRLYRAEADFENQILAGLGHVYTPAMWEKTRRWFRERL
- a CDS encoding MBL fold metallo-hydrolase; this translates as MTKPASRPTETKKRRLPRSFKDLTPAKHFSPHKFFHEMVWKGWLTRRVGHHKPPAFPKLQPGQMALTWIGHASFLVQFTDVNLLIDPNFANWLFVLKRLKRAGLKISDLPRVDFVLITHAHFDHFHKSSLRKLPPTKVGIMPWGVGRLAEGLRFARVLELEWWESFCKNDLKITFVPARHWGARMLGDDHRGYGGFVIEHQGRSLYHAGDSAYFEGFTEIGKRCHPEIALLPIGAYYPESFRHVHMGPDDALRVFKDLRAKLMIPMHYGTFKLSFESMDEPPRWLKELARDNGLSRHIKFLEEGVPEVF
- a CDS encoding PEP-CTERM sorting domain-containing protein; this encodes MKKLLATAMVAITAVGAWAQGTVNFANYFTVSTPQILAITYDVDGVTRLNNAYAADLFYGAPGSDPSTWQSAGVVSVYRTGTAAGRLTPMEVSLPGVPGGSLIEVQLRAWRLSDGASWQAAWASASVSKPSVLSPINAPSVVVRTGNPNAVPPGVPADLIDVNTGLALASHSLVQVVPEPSTILLGLAGLGGLLYLRRRKA